The following coding sequences are from one Triticum aestivum cultivar Chinese Spring chromosome 5A, IWGSC CS RefSeq v2.1, whole genome shotgun sequence window:
- the LOC123102828 gene encoding RNA polymerase II subunit A C-terminal domain phosphatase SSU72, translating to MTAPRRWRFAMVCSSNMNRSMEAHAVLGRAALDVESYGTGSQVKLPGPSMHEPNVYDFGTPYGGIYDDLRRKDPDLYKRNGLLPMLKRNISVKLAPQRWQDNAGDGVFDMILTFEERVFDLVVEDMNNREQRLLKSVLIINMDVKDNHEEAAIGAKLALDLCHKLEAVAGDWEEIIDDLIAAFEKQHKRKLTYYISFY from the exons ATGACGGCGCCGAGGAGGTGGAGGTTCGCGATGGTCTGCTCGTCGAACATGAACCGGAGCATGGAGGCGCACGCTGTGCTGGGCCGCGCGGCGCTCGACGTCGAGTCCTACGGCACCGGCTCCCAGGTGAAGCTCCCAGGCCCGTCGATGCACGAGCCCAACGTCTACGACTTCGGCACCCCTTACGGCGGCATCTACGACGACCTCCGCCGCAAGGACCCCGACCT GTACAAGAGGAACGGCCTACTGCCAATGCTGAAGAGGAACATCTCGGTGAAGCTGGCGCCGCAGAGGTGGCAGGATAACGCTGGCGATGGGGTGTTTGATATGATACTCACCTTTGAGGAGAGGGTCTTCGACTTAGTCGTTGAAG ATATGAATAACCGTGAGCAGAGGTTATTGAAGAGCGTGCTGATAATCAATATGGACGTGAAAGATAACCATGAAGAAGCTGCTATTGGGGCAAAGCTTGCTTTAGATTTATGCCACAAG CTTGAAGCGGTGGCTGGTGATTGGGAGGAAATAATCGATGACCTGATTGCTGCATTCGAGAAgcagcacaagcggaagctcacaTACTACATCTCGTTTTACTGA